Genomic DNA from Macadamia integrifolia cultivar HAES 741 chromosome 6, SCU_Mint_v3, whole genome shotgun sequence:
TTTGCTCATCAAGGGGGTGGTGGAAAACCTTGCATTTTCATCATACAGAAATACTTGACAGGTATAGTAGCCCCAGCTTGCATGCACAGCTCAACCACAGCCGGAGCATGCCCATAAAATTCACGTCCCTTGTCCAGAAGCACTGGGGGATCCTGAGGCCGCCGCCTCCAAATGATCTTGGGAGGCACCAAATCATCTACTTTGGCCTTCTGCCATAGATGGGTGCCCCTCCAACCCTCATACTTGAACACTCCACAAAGTCGTGCCTTATGACCAGAGGGCCCAATATGAACTTCTGAGCAGTATTTGCAGACCTTTGCTGGGTAAACCAACAATAATTTCTGGACACCGGATCTAAACCTCTCCCATGCCTCCATAGTTAACCGTGCCACTGACATTAGCTCATGCTGTGACAAGGACTTGGCAACAACACTGTCATTTTTCCCAGCTTCCGATGTTGAGCTGCTATTGTACAGGCATCCATTGGCCCCGGCTTGATAACATAGCTCCAGGACTGCCGGAACACGCTCAAAATCAAACCTTTGGTCATGCGTGATGACATCTTGAAACATATTCTGGAGGTGAAAGGTTTCAACAGGGACGAGAATATCATTCAAGGTACCATCAATCCATGTATGGAACTGATTCTTGGCATGTCGCCTAAAACCATGGCAAGTTCGAATCAGATGGCCATTCTCACTGATAAATAATTCTGGGCAGAACCTGAATAGGTTTTAATTAATcgaataagaaaaaataagaaagacatAATTTAGCATCTCTAACAAGTATTTGTGTCTTCTGTTTCTTATAATATGATGAAACACCTCATAAGAAAACAACTATCCAGAGAAGGAAATTAGACATGTGAAACTTGGATTGGAACTTTACTATGTcaatggattttttatttttggcaaCAACACGGAAGGGAGGGGGAATCTAACAAGTGTATGCCTGTGCAGATCACTGCATGTACCACTCACAGTGGTGTGCAGCCCTAGTGACTTGAACCGGAGCAAATTTCATGGAGAGGCAATGCTGGTGCCAATTTGTCTGAGAGGCGATTGGCTAAGTGCAAGTTATTGTCACTAAAATCTGAGATGGCTTGATGCAGGCAGCCCAGCTCAACTCGGCCTAATTAACCTCTATTTCAAGGCCCCAATGGGTTGTATGGCATTGGGGCTTTTTACTTATGGTTTGTTTGTTGTGAAAGGATGTTTTAATGGGCTGATATTATGGGTAGCATCTAGTTACATGAGATTGGGGTCTAGTTTCTAAATTCTAGTGCTTTCTGTTATTCAGAGATCTAGGCTAGATTGAATCCATATTGAGGTTCTATTTTGTAAGAGGGCTGTTGAATCTGGTTCAGAAACTCCACAAAGTTTCAATTTTCATATTCCCTGTCTCCCAAGTCTAGAAATTTACTCAAAAAATAAGGCATTTTACCTATCATTTTGAGTGAGTTTGAATTaacaaaatttgattttctgGTTTGCTGTGTTAGCAACTGATGAGCATCTGGTGCTTActgatttctcttcctttcttcttgttttaCTTTTTATCAAAGCTACCGATCACAGACCCATAACAGCGTCTTATTTACATTTATTCTCTagtatattttctaatattgcCCCACCACCCTTCCTCTTATTTAGCCTTGGAAAATTAATAATTCTACGCTATAATACATGGTTTCAATTAACTCATGTagatttttcttaaatattcAATTTACTTTAAAACAGTGTACTGTTTAAATGGTTTAAAGATGAGACTGGTACCAACACCTGATGATTATTGTCAAGACATCAAACAACTACAGATTTTTTTGTCTAGAGTATAGACTTATAGTTTGAATTTTCTGGACTAATATGGATCATTGAATTACCCAATTGATTCTGTGAGAATTTCAGCAGCCAAGGTGTGTTCAAGCCCAATCTCCACAAGTGATTTGTAATTAATCAATTCATTAGCTGCTACTTTGCTTTCATCTTAGAAACATAGCATAGTTTTCCATCAATGCAAAAGGAAACTAATCAGTGACAAACGAGAAGTTCAATGCTAAATTTCAACTAGACTCTAAATTATGCTATCATTGGTGATCTTGACATATAAATCTTACAGTATGTTGAACTAGACATTCGATACTTCCCTCTACCCCCtttaaattcaaatccaaaGCTAGTTGCATCTTTTGAACAAAAAATCTAGTCTCAAGTCAATTCCAATTTGGGTCCTCATCACATCTGattctattttctaaatttgCATTCCtttcaaaacaaataaacaatctATCAATCTTTGTGCA
This window encodes:
- the LOC122082027 gene encoding APO protein 4, mitochondrial isoform X2 — encoded protein: MALKQRKLCYHLWENFSGCRFYSSRVDWDKLRPMILERIKRRAKDYPVRAMIPVANDVVNARALLIEGVSSLIKFIPVKACKRHAKNQFHTWIDGTLNDILVPVETFHLQNMFQDVITHDQRFDFERVPAVLELCYQAGANGCLYNSSSTSEAGKNDSVVAKSLSQHELMSVARLTMEAWERFRSGVQKLLLVYPAKVCKYCSEVHIGPSGHKARLCGVFKYEGWRGTHLWQKAKVDDLVPPKIIWRRRPQDPPVLLDKGREFYGHAPAVVELCMQAGATIPVKYFCMMKMQGFPPPP
- the LOC122082027 gene encoding APO protein 4, mitochondrial isoform X1, yielding MALKQRKLCYHLWENFSGCRFYSSRVDWDKLRPMILERIKRRAKDYPVRAMIPVANDVVNARALLIEGVSSLIKFIPVKACKFCPELFISENGHLIRTCHGFRRHAKNQFHTWIDGTLNDILVPVETFHLQNMFQDVITHDQRFDFERVPAVLELCYQAGANGCLYNSSSTSEAGKNDSVVAKSLSQHELMSVARLTMEAWERFRSGVQKLLLVYPAKVCKYCSEVHIGPSGHKARLCGVFKYEGWRGTHLWQKAKVDDLVPPKIIWRRRPQDPPVLLDKGREFYGHAPAVVELCMQAGATIPVKYFCMMKMQGFPPPP